A genomic region of Antennarius striatus isolate MH-2024 chromosome 16, ASM4005453v1, whole genome shotgun sequence contains the following coding sequences:
- the snrnp70 gene encoding U1 small nuclear ribonucleoprotein 70 kDa — protein sequence MTQFLPPNLLALFAPRDPIPFLPQLEKLPHEKHHNQPYSGIAPFIRHFEDPRDAPPPTRAETREERLERKRREKIERRQAVVETELKLWDPHNDPNAQGDAFKTLFVARVNYDTTESKLRREFEVYGPIKRIYIVYNKRTGKPRGYAFIEYEHERDMHSAYKHADGKKIDGRRVLVDVERGRTVKGWHPRRLGGGLGGTRRGGADVNIKHSGRDDASRYDDRPLGGDRDRGDRRERSRERDRDKDRERRRTRSRERRRRTRSRERERERERQIGVDDGTGSIRRRDRERDRGATVGGDSRSRERSRERKRRSRSRDRKRERERAKGADGEEVNQGDGAPESAERMLEENEDVGEGIEERRDRDRERDRDRRRSHRDRDRRRGDRERDRDHKRERGERDRGERREERHSSLRDDVSLQDDVGNEEEGVAPPQMEEYSQDGMMDQQSVPSADGYGSSENGYKMEAPGDEY from the exons ATGACGCAGTTTTTACCACCGAATCTCCTGGCCCTTTTTGCCCCGCGTGATCCCATTCCGTTCCTGCCGCAGCTGGAGAAGTTGCCTCACGAGAAACATCATAACCAACCTTACAGCGGCATTGCACCGTTTATTAGGCACTTCGAG GATCCTCGGGACGCCCCTCCGCCAACAAGGGCAGAAACCCGGGAGGAGCGACTCGAGAGAAAG AGGCGAGAGAAGATTGAGAGGAGACAGGCAGTTGTGGAGACAGAACTCAAACTTT GGGATCCTCATAATGACCCAAATGCACAAGGGGATGCCTTTAAGACATTGTTCGTTGCAAGAGTG aaCTATGACACTACCGAGTCCAAGCTTCGCCGTGAGTTTGAAGTCTATGGTCCCATCAAACGG ATTTACATAGTGTACAACAAGAGGACGGGGAAGCCTCGGGGCTACGCCTTCATTGAATACGAGCATGAAAGAGACATGCACT CCGCATACAAGCATGCCGATGGGAAGAAGATTGATGGTAGAAGGGTCTTGGTGGACGTGgaacgaggacgcactgtaaAAGGATGGCACCCTCGCAGATTAG GTGGTGGATTGGGTGGAACTAGGAGAGGTGGAGCTGATGTAAACATCAAGCACTCGGGTCGAGATGATGCATCACGTTATGATGATCGGCCACTAGGGGG TGATCGGGACCGTGGAGACAGGAGGGAGCGCAGTAGAGAGCGTGACAGGGACAAGGACAGGGAACGCCGACGCACTCGATCTCGCGAACGTCGCCGACGTACCCGTTCTCGGGAgcgagagagggaaagagagagacaaatcGGAGTAGATGATGGTACTGGAAGTATCAGGCGTCGAGACAGGGAGAGGGATCGTGGGGCAACAGTGGGGGGAGACAGCAGGAGTAGGGAGAGGAGtagagaaaggaagagaaggagtAGGAGCAGGGATcgcaagagagagagggagagagctaagggagcagatggagaagaggTCAATCAGGGAGATGGAGCCCCTGAGAGTGCCGAGCGAATGTTGGAGGAAAATGAAGATGTGGGTGAAGGCATAGAAGAACGCAGGGACAGGGACAGAGAAAGGGACAGGGACCGACGACGCAGCCACCGGGACAGAGACAGGCGCAGGGGAGACCGTGAAAGAGACAGGGATCACAAGAGGGAGCGAGGTGAGAGAGACAGGGGTGAGCGCAGAGAAGAGCGCCACAGCTCCCTACGAGATGACGTGAGCCTCCAAGATGACGTGGGCAATGAGGAAGAGGGTGTAGCCCCGCCACAAATGGAGGAGTACAGTCAGGATGGGATGATGGACCAGCAGTCGGTACCTTCGGCTGATGGCTATGGCTCTAGTGAGAATGGCTACAAGATGGAAGCTCCAGGAGACGAGTACTGA